One segment of Pseudophryne corroboree isolate aPseCor3 chromosome 10, aPseCor3.hap2, whole genome shotgun sequence DNA contains the following:
- the LOC134966109 gene encoding C-X-C chemokine receptor type 3-2-like: MKFSTIDSTADYEEATYEYSPFVDTSPCDVVSTSAFIKYVIPAAITVVFMLDLVGNGLVLKVLISRRSPWHLADHYLFQLALSDLLLGLTLPFWAVQYVYGWMFGYVSCKLLGALFTINMYSSIFFLVSISVNRYFSIVHAVEVHKKQRPIHTILICIFIWGISFILSWHEFYFRETGVNPVTEKPVCFYNFHPDQPDSWRIALQLIDLTFAFIFPLIFMLFFYSQILCTLQRSRLNHSRRSQMVIVVLLLVFVFCWAPYKSLQLIDSLQRLDYIGRNCNLEKKLDIGITATLALGLSHVCINPIIYAFVGVKFRKEIYKVFKRFSNHALNSSISVTRKGNLFTGSDNSYSKIV, encoded by the exons ATGAAGTTCAGCACTATAGACAGCACTGCTGACTATGAA GAAGCAACCTATGAATATTCACCTTTCGTGGACACCTCGCCTTGTGATGTTGTGTCAACCAGTGCGTTTATAAAATACGTCATCCCAGCGGCAATTACAGTGGTGTTCATGTTGGATCTAGTGGGAAATGGACTGGTGCTGAAGGTACTCATAAGCCGGCGCTCTCCCTGGCATTTGGCAGATCACTATCTGTTCCAGCTGGCTTTATCTGACCTTCTGCTTGGACTCACTCTTCCCTTCTGGGCCGTCCAGTATGTTTATGGTTGGATGTTTGGCTATGTCTCTTGTAAGCTGTTGGGAGCCTTGTTTACTATAAATATGTACAGCAGTATTTTCTTCTTGGTTTCCATCAGTGTAAATCGCTACTTCTCAATTGTCCATGCGGTAGAGGTTCATAAAAAGCAAAGACCCATCCACACGATACTGATCTGTATTTTCATCTGGGGAATCTCCTTCATTCTCTCCTGGCATGAGTTTTACTTTCGAGAGACCGGAGTTAACCCAGTGACCGAGAAGCCAGTTTGCTTTTACAATTTCCACCCGGATCAACCTGACTCGTGGAGGATTGCGCTACAGCTCATAGATCTTACATTTGCCTTCATCTTTCCACTGATTTTCATGTTGTTCTTCTACTCTCAGATACTGTGCACGCTTCAAAGGTCCAGGCTGAATCATTCACGAAGATCTCAGATGGTAATTGTTGTCCTTCTTCTTGTGTTTGTCTTCTGCTGGGCACCATACAAATCCCTGCAACTCATCGACAGCCTTCAAAGGTTGGATTACATTGGGCGAAACTGCAACCTAGAGAAGAAATTAGACATTGGAATCACTGCCACTCTAGCACTTGGTCTGTCGCACGTGTGCATAAACCCAATTATATATGCTTTTGTTGGAGTTAAGTTCAGGAAAGAAATTTACAAAGTTTTCAAGAGATTTTCTAATCATGCTCTTAATTCTAGCATAAGTGTCACAAGGAAAGGGAACCTCTTCACTGGGTCTGATAATTCCTATTCCAAGATCGTGTAA